The nucleotide window CAGTCGTTCATTCAGCAATTCTACGACCAGACCGCCACCATCCCCCAAGAAATTCTGCTGCCGCGCGACCTGGACGAGATGGCGATTGTGCGCCAATGGTTGAAGCAAAAACGGGGCGCGGATGTGGTGCTGCGTGTGCCGCGCCGGGGCAAACAGCGCGAGCTGGTGGAAATGGCAACCGCCAACGCTGTTGAAGCGCTGGAACACCTGCGCTCGCATTGGGCGGTGCAGGAACGCCGCCAAACCGAGGCGATTGATGAACTGCAACAGGCGCTCAGCCTGCCCAAGCCCCCCGTGCGTATTGAGTGCTACGATGTGAGCCACATGCAGGGCACACATGTGGTGGGGAGCATGGTCGTTTTCGAGAAAGGACAACCCCGCAAAAGCGACTACCGCAAATTCAAAATGCGCCACCAGCGCAATGATGACTTTGCCAACATGCAGGAGATGCTGCGCCGCCGATTGGACAACTGGCGCGAGGCGCAACGCAAACCCGGCGGCGACAAATGGGGCATTCTGCCCGACCTGATGGTGATTGATGGGGGCAAAGGGCAACTGAACGCCGCCGTCGCCGTGCTGGATGAATTCGGGTTGAGCGACACCGTTCCGGTGATTGCGCTGGCGAAGCGCGAAGAAGAAATCTTCATGCCCGGCGTCAGCGAACCCATCAAACTCGATCGGTCTTCGCCCGCCCTGCACCTGCTCCAACGCGCCCGCGACGAAGCCCACCGCTTCGCCGTCTCCTACCAGCGCACCTTGCGCCGCAAAGCGGGCTTGCGCTCCTCGCTGGAAGATATCCCCGGCATTGGTCCCAAGCGTCGCGCGCGGCTCCTGCGCCATTTCGGGAGTATCGAGGCGATTCGGCGGGCAAGCGTGGACGAACTGGCGGCTGTGCCCGGCATGACGCGCGCGGTCGCCGAACTGGTCAAGCGGACGCTCAACAACGACGCGTGAAGAAAGGAGTTGCCATGAGCATTTGGGGCAAAGTGCGGCGCGCGCTCGGGCTCGAACCGACGCTGCGCCCGCGTGAATCAACCGACGAAGTGGGCTCGCCCATTGACGAAGAGGCGTACACCGCGGCGCTGCTCGCCAACCGCGCCGAAAAAGACCGCTTCTTCAAGGAAGACCCACGCTCCCCCCTGCCGCCCGACGTGCGCGCCACATTCCAGGGGCTGGCGTACTATCCGCCCAACCGCACCTTGCGGTTGGTGCTCCCGCTGGAACGCGACCCCTCGGGCGAGCGCATTGTCATGCAAACCAGCACCGGCGATGAGCAGGTGTACGAGCGGTTGGGCTACGTCTCGTTCGAGGTGGACGGCGAGCCCACCCGCCTGGCGATTTACCGCGACGTGCGGAGCGGCGCCCTCTTCCTGCCCTTCCGCGACGCCACCAGCGGCTCCGAAACCTACGGCGCAGGGCGCTATCTGGAACCCGTCCTGCTGGACGACAACACCGTGCTGGTGGATTTCAACCTGGCCTACAACCCGTTTTGCGCCTACAGCGACCAATGGAGTTGCCCACTGCCGCCCATGGAAAACTGGTTGCGCGTGCCCATTCGCGCCGGCGAAAAAGCCTTTTCCGCCCACACCACCCAACCAGACGAGGTGTAGCCGATGCCGCGCTTCATCATTCCCCACCCCGACGATGTCGCCGATGATGTGCGTTGCTACTACCGCCACGCCCGCCGCATGCCCGAACCGGTTGTCGAATTGGGCGTGGCGCATGGGCGCTACACCCTCACCCTCGCCGACCAGCAAATCCGCATGGTGGCGGTCGGCGAAGACGCCGGGCTCCTGCAAGCGTTGCACGCTTTCGCGCAGGAGCGCCACCTGCCTGTGGAGATTCTGACGGCGGCGTGGGAAACCGTGCGCTTGCCTTTTCGCCCCGGCATGCTCTTTTTGCCCGAAGGGCGGCTGGCGCGTCTGCTCACCTACGAGGCGATCATGCGCTTCTTGCGCCACGTACACGGCTTGTTGCAGGTGGGCGGCAAATTCATGTTCGACCTGCCCCTGCCCGACATGCACGCCATCGCCCCCTACCTGCTGCCCACCGGGCAAACCCTCATCTGGCGGAAAAGCACCCCACTGGATGGCGGGGGCGTGCGGCATGTGTGGGAACGGCGCGCCTACGACGTGGTGGCGCAAATTGAGACGCGCCACATTGTGGAAGAAGAGGTGGACGCCGAGGGCTTCACCCGCACACGGCGGCACCGCATGGAACAGCGCGGCTGGTTTTGGCCGCGCGAAGTACGCGCCATGCTGGAAGCCACGGGCTTCTTCATCGAAGCGGTCTACGGTGGGTTCAACGATGAACCGCTGACCGACGCCAGCCCCGTGCAAGTGTGGGTCGTGCGGAAGCCGGCCGGCTAACCATGCCACACAATAGCAAAACGCGCCTGCATGTGGCGTGCAGGCGCGTTCGGTTCGTTCAACAGGCGCGATTTATTTCTTGTTGTCGTCGCCGCCGATTTTGAGCACCGCCATAAAAGCTTCCTGTGGAATTTCCACATTGCCCAACTTCTTCAAGCGCTTTTTGCCCTCTTTCTGCTTTTCGAGCAACTTGCGCTTGCGCGTCACGTCGCCGCCGTAGCACTTGGCGAGCACGTCTTTGCGCAGGGCGGGCACCGTCTGGCGGGCAATCACCCGCCGCCCAATCGCGGCTTGAATGGGCACCTTGAATTGCTGGCGCGGGATGACTTCTTTGAGCCGCCGCACCAGCGCCGAGCCTTTTTCGTACGCCTGGTCACGGTGCACAATGATACTGAGCGCATCCACAGGTTGCTCGTTGACCAGGATATCCAGCTTCACCAGGTCGCCGGGCTGATAGCCGCTGAATTGGTAATCCATGGAAGCGTAGCCGCGCGTGCGGCTTTTGAGCTGATCGTAGAAGTCCACAATGAGCTCGCTCAGCGGCAGCTGATAGGTGAGCAAAACGCGCTTTTCGTCCAGATACTCCATCTTCTCGAAAACGCCGCGCCGATTGGTCACCAACTCCATGATAGGCCCAATGTAGTCGCTGGGCGTCCAGATTTGGACGCGCATCCACGGTTCCAAAATTTCCTCGATTTTGCTGGGGTCGGGCAGTTCGGCGGGGCTATCAATCTCGATTTCTTCCCCATTGGTGAGCACCACGCGATAGACCACGCTGGGCGCCGTCGCAATCAAGTTCAGGTTGTACTCACGTTCGAGGCGCTCTTGCACAATTTCCATGTGGAACAATCCCAGAAACCCAACGCGGAAGCCCTGCCCCAACGCGGCGCTGTTTTCCGGCTCATAGACCAGCGCGGCATCGTTCAGGCGCAGTTTGTCAAGCGCATCGCGCAGGTCGAGATAATCTTCATTGTCCACGGGATAGATACCCGCAAAGACCATCGGTTTGGCCGGCTCGTAGCCCGGCAATGGTTCCGCCGCGGGCTTGTTCGCCAGTGTAATCGTATCGCCGACGCGCACGTCCTGCACCTCTTTCAAGCCCGTGGCCACGTATCCCACTTCACCCGTTTCCAGGCGGTCGGTGGGGGTCATGCGCGGGCTGAACGTGCCAATTTCGAGTGCTTCAATGTCAATCCCCGCCGCCATCAGGCGCAGTTTCTGGTTGGTGGCAAGGGCGCCATCCACCACACGCACATAGGCAATAACGCCCTTGTAGGGGTCGTAGTGGCTATCGAACACGAGCGCACGCAAAGGCGCGTCGGGGTCGCCGGACGGCGGCGGCACCTTTTCCACCACGGCTTGCAGCACCTGCTCCACGTTCTCGCCCGTCTTGGCGGAAACAGGGATCACCTCTTCGGCGGGGAAGCCGAGCAGGTTTTCGATTTCTTCCGCCACGAGTTCCGGCTGTGCGGCGGGCAAGTCAATCTTGTTGACAACGGGAATAATTTCCAGGTTGGCGTCGAGCGCCATGTAGAGGTTCGCCAGCGTCTGGGCTTCGATGCCCTGTGTGGCGTCCACCACCAGGATGGCGCCTTCGGCGGCTTGCAGGGCGCGGCGCACTTCGTAGGTAAAGTCCACGTGCCCCGGCGTGTCAATCAGGTTGAGTTCGTAGGTTTCGCCGTCCGGTGCGGTGTAGAGCATGCGCACGGCGCTGGCTTTGATAGTCACGCCGCGCTCACGCTCCAGGTCCATATCGTCGAGCACTTGCTCTTTCATATCGCGCTCGGTAATGGTGCCGGTCGCCACCAGCAAACGGTCGGCGAGCGTGCTTTTTCCGTGGTCAATATGGGCAATGATGCAAAAATTGCGAATGTGTTTCTGGTCCATGTGCGTCTCACCACCTGCCAACAAAGGGTCTCATCCTCTTGGGTCTTGCCACAGTATAGTGTTGATTGCCCAAAATGCGAATTCTCTTTGCGCCATATTCGCACGAATAGGCGCTCTTTGCTATAATCCGCGCCGTTTGAGCGTGATTGACTTCACGGATCAACGTGAAAAAGGAGACTTGGGGCTCATGGAAAATCTACCCGTCAATATCAGCGTACTGATTCAAGCAACGATTGCATTTTTCACTGCGTTTGGGCTGGCGCTCTGGGTCAGTCTGGTCATCTGGACATACAACGATATTCGCGCCCGCACACGCGATATTTTTGCCATTTTGCTGGCGGTGCTGCTGGTAGCCGTCTTCAACATTTTCGGCGTACCGCTCTACCTGTTGCTGCGCCCCCGCGAAACGCTGGCGGAGCAATACGAGCGTTCACTCGAAGAAGAAGCCTTGCTGCAAGAAATCGAAGACCGCCAGGTCTGCCCATCGTGCCACACTCCTGTGCGCGACGACTTCCTGGTCTGCCCGAACTGCGCTACACGCTTGAAGAACAAATGCGCCAATTGCGGCAAGTTGATGCGCCTGGAATGGAACGTCTGCCCCTACTGCGGCACGTAAGCATACACGCACCACATCGCCAGCCCCCGCACACGCGGGGGCTTTTTCCATGGCTGCGGCTTGCCCTGCGGCGCAATGTGCCATACCATGAATGTATCCATACCCCTTTCAACCCGTAAGTCGCCCAAGGAGGTGCGCTATGCCGAAGAGAGTTGCCGATGTGATGAGCCACCGTGTGATTTCGTGCCACCCTCAAACGCCCATTCGTCGTTGCGCCCGCCGCATGCGTGAAAACGACGTGAGCGCGCTCATTGTGCTGGACGACGACGGATACCTGGCGGGCATTCTCAGCCAGACCGACCTGGTCACCCTGCGGGCGTATCGTCCTGAGTGGGAAGAGATGGTGGCGGAACACGCCATGATTCGCAACGTGCTCACGGTCACGCCGGATACGCCGCTGGAAGAAGCGTGCGATTTGATGGCGCGTTTGCGGGTACACCGCCTTGTGGTGGTGGAAGAAGACGAAAACGGCAAACACCCTATCGGCGTGTTAAGCATGACGGACGTGGTACGCGAGATGGCGGAAGGCGACGAGAGCGCCAACGCCTGAACCGCTTACGCCAAAAGCACCTGCTCCAAAAAATCGCGCACCAGCCGCCCAACGGTTTGGGTGTGCTCGCCGCTGTACGCATGGTCGGCGTGGGGGATGGTGTGCACCTGCACATGCGCCGCCCCCAACGCCATGCTCTGCAAGACATGGGGCGGCGAGATGTCATCGTATTCGCCCGTGATGAGCAAGCGCGGGCGTTCGTCCTGGGTGAATGTGGCGGGTGAAAGATGCCAGAGCGGCGTCCCGATGCCGGCAAACGCCTTGACGCTCTGCACACGCGGCAAGGCGCGCAAGCCCACCCACGCGCCAAAACTGTATCCCACCAGGGCGCGGCGATCGCGCGGCACGCCCGGCTGCGCGCCAAGCGCCTGCACCGCGGCGACAATGTCGGCTTCTTCGGCTTCGCCCCCGCCAAATGCGCCTTCGCTTTCTCCCACGCCGCGAAAGTTGAAGCGCACCACCACAAAGCCGGCGCTCGCCAGCGTCTGCGCCAAGGCGACCACCAGCGGCGTTTCCATAGAACCACCGTAGAGCGGATGGGGATGCGCCACTACGACGCCGCCGCGGGGGGAGATTTCCGCCGCGGGGCGCACAACGCGCCCGGACAGCAAAAGCCCGTCTTCGGTTTCAAAGGCGATGGGTGTTTCGTTCAGCATGGGCGACTCCGCGGTCTGGTTCAAGGGGTGCGTGCTTTTTGCTTTGCGCGCATGTCGAGTTGCCAGGTGCGCGGATTCCAGCCGCCGGCGGGCGCGATGCGCCCACGCACCCACGGTTGGGTCAGCAGCGCCTGCGCGCGGTGGAAAAGCGGCACGTGCGCCGCTTCTTCCACTGTGATGAGCGTGTGCGCCTGACGGTAGAGGTCCATGCGGGCGGTGGGGTCTTGCTCATTCATGGCGCTTTCCACCACGTCATCAAATTCACCGCACAATCGCCGCCAGTGGTTCTGGCTGGCTTCACAATGGAAAGGCGCATAGTACCACTCGTGCAAGTCCGGCACGGGCGAGCACCATTCAAAAAGCCAGGCATGCGCGATTTCGGGCAAGGGAATGGTGCGGTCCAGATGGGCTTCGTACTCGTCGGCGGGAAGCGGCACCACGTTGACGGTTATGTCAAGCGTGGTACGCCACATTGAGGCAACGGCGTTCGCCACATCCACCCATTCGGGGATGTCGGGTGTGGCGAGTTGCAACGTGGGAAAGCCCAAACCGCGCGGATACCCCGCCTGCGCCAGCCATGTGCGGGCTTGCGCCGTGTCATACGCGACGCCGGTCGGTTCGGTGGCGCCAAACAACGCCGCGGGCGCGAGCGAGGACGCAGCGACACGATCGCCCGGCGACTGGCGCACCAGCAGAGAGCGGTCAATCGCCGCCGCAAGGGCGCGCCGCACACGCACACGGTCAACCGGCGGCTTGACGGTGGTGAACCCGATGCCCACGGTGCAGGATTGTTCGACAAGCGAAAGTTGCTCGCGCAGGGTGTCATCCGTCTGGACGGCGGGCACGGCTTCGGCGGGGAGCGCCAGGCGGTCAAAAAGCCCCGCGCGGTAATCGGCGAGGGCGTCTGTGGTCAAAGAGAAGTTGATGATGTCGGGGGTGCGTGGCTGCCGCTCAGCCGGGTAGGTTGGGTTGCGTGTCAGGCTGATGGTGTCGGGGGGCAACCAGGCGGTGAAAACGTAAGGACCGATGCTTTGCAAGCGTTCAGGCGACTGCCAGCCCACATTGCCCGCCGCAATGGCGTTCTGGGGAAGGGGGCGGGCAATCGGCAACGAGAGCACGGCGGGCAAATCAGCCCCCGGACGCACGAGGTCAATTTCGACGGTTTGCGGGTCGAGCGCCCGCACGCCTACACTCGCCAGGTCCACGATGTCCTGGCTTTCGTACACGTCGCGGCACCCTTCGATGATGAAGAGGGCTTCAACAAACGGGGCGCGCGTCGAGGGGGCGCAGGCGCGACGGAGCGAGGCGACCACGTCATCGGCGCTGAAAGAGGCCACCGGGTTGCCCTGCACATCGCGCCACTGCAAGCCGGTTTGCAGGCGGAAGGTGTAAATGCGCCCGTTCGTACTAGCGCGCCACTCGGTCGCCAAATCGGGGACGATGGTAGCGGTCTCCGGGTCGTAGCGCGTCAGGCCGGCATGCACCAGATTGACAAGCAACAGCGAAAGGTCGTCCTGCGCCAGCGCGGGGTCAAGGGTGGCGGGCAAACCCAACAACGGCAAGTCGAGTGTGGCGGGGGTGGTTTCGCGTTGCAAGGGGGTGCAATGCACAAGCAGCAGAAGCGCCACAAGCCACGCATGACGCACGAGGGAGCGCATAGCGTTCAAGAAGCAGAAAGCGCCGTTTGCGGCACGCTGATGCGTTGGTCGGCTTGCAGGTGGTCTTTGAGTTGGCGGCGGGCATGGTAGAGCCGCGACTTGACCGTGCCGACCGGCAAATTGAGAATGCCGGCAATCTCTTCGAGCGGCAATTCTTGCAGGTAGTAGAGCACCACGACGATGCGATGCTTTTCGTCCAATTTGGCGATGGCGTCCTGCACGGCGCGGACACGCTCGTCGCGTTCGATGATGTGGTCGGGTGAAACGTGAATGTGCCGCTGGAACCATTCGCTCACCTTGTCGAGCGGGCTTGTTTTGGGTGTACGGGTGAGCCAGTTGTTTGTCAGGTTGATGGCGATGCGATAGAGCCACGGTTGCAACGAGTCCACCGATTCATCAATGCGATCCAGATTGCGATAGACGCGAAAGAACGTTTCCTGCAACAAATCTTCCGCCGCTGCACGATCTTGCGTCATGGCGTAGATGACGCGAAAAATTGACCGCGCATAGCGCAGATAGAGTGCCGCAAAGGCGTCAAAATCACCAGCGCGGGTTCTCTTCACCAACTCGATATCCGTCGGTTGAGACCCCATTGTCCGCTCCCTGTTGTGCTCACACAGTCTCATCGGGCGCTCTTTCAGGCGAGAGCGTTCCGAGATTATAGAAAGCCTTGCCACACAGGCAAATGTCTTGTCAGCCTCATTCCAGCAAGGGCAAACGTTTCTGCGCCAGCAAGACGCCGACGCTCCCGCCTATTAGGTCCACGCCGATGTCGAACAGTTCATCCCGTCCGGGAAGTGAGGCGGTGTAGATGAGTTGCACGCCTTCTTGCAGGCACGCCACCAGCAATACCAGCGTCAGCAGCCAGAAGGGGTGGCAAAAACGGGGTGGGAGTGTGCGTGCCAGCAAGACCGCCAGGACGGCGTAGAGAAACGCATGCATGACTACGTGGGTCCATTCGGGCGTAAAGACGGTTTGGAACCAGCGGTTGTACGTGGCGGAGTAGCGCGTGAAGAGCGCCATGGGAAAGAGAATGCCAACAAGCCAGAAGAGCAACAAGAGATGCTTGCGGGACATAGGCTGCTCCTTGCGGTTGCGGTGAGGAAGACGCCCTGCCAGGTCTCCACAACCCGACAGGGCGTCGGTATGGCTTATTCGGCGGGTGGCGTCCAGCGCAAGACAGGCTGGCGTGCAGCGCGGGCTTCATCAAGGCGGCGGACGGGTGTGCGGTGGGGCGCCGATTTCACCACCTCGGGCGTCTCTTCCGCTTCGCGCGCAATTTGCTTCATGACGGCGATGAAGCGGTCGAGCGTCTGCTTCGATTCCGTTTCGGTCGGTTCAATCATCATCGCTTCCGGCACGGTGAGCGGGAAGTAAATCGTCGGCGGATGGATGCCGTAGTCAATGAGCCGCTTGGCAATGTCGAGCGTGCGCACGCCGTAGCGTTCGGCTTGCCATTGCCCGCTGAAAACAACTTCGTGCTTGCAAATGCGGTCGAACGGCAAATGATAGACGCCTTTCAACTGCGCGCGCACGTAGTTGGCGTTGAGCACGGCGTCCTTGGTCATTTCGGTCAGCCCATTGCCGCCCAACGCGCGCATGTAGACGTAGCCACGCACCATGTTGTTGAAGTTGCCGTAAAACGCCCGCACGCGCCCGATGCTGTCGGGGCGGTCGTAATCCAGGTAGTAGCGGTCGCCATCTTTGGCGACAACGGGCACCGGCAAGAAGCGAGCCAGGTCGGCACGTACAGCCGTGGCGCCGGCGCCGGGTCCACCGCCACCGTGGGGCACGCTGAACGTTTTATGCAAGTTGTAGTGCAGAATGTCCATGCCCAGGTCGCCCGGCTTGGCAACGCCGACCATGGCGTTCATGTTGGCGCCGTCCATGTAAATCAAGCCGCCCACGGCGTGCACCGCCTCGGCAATATCGAGGATGTGTTCCTCGAACAACCCCAGAGTGCTGGGGTTGGTAATCATCAAGCCCGCCACGTCTTCGCCCAGTTCGTCGAGCGTGCGTTTGAGCGCGTCGAGGTCGAGATTGCCGTCCGCGCCGGTGGGGATGGTGACGGTTTCGTAGCCCACCATGGCGGCGGTGGCGGGGTTCGTTCCGTGCGCCGAGTCGGGGATGAGCATGTGTTTGCGCTGACGCCCCTGTTTGGCGTGATAGGCGTGGATGATGAGCGCGCCGGTGAGTTCGCCATGTGCGCCGGCGGACGGCTGCAACGTCACCGCAGGCAAGCCGGCGATTTCTGCCAGCCATTCCTGCAATTCGTACATGAGCCGCAACGCCCCCTGCACGGTGCTTTCATCCTGATAGGGGTGCA belongs to Ardenticatena maritima and includes:
- the uvrC gene encoding excinuclease ABC subunit UvrC — its product is MARRKQEIPAHIKPQLDALPKRPGVYLMKNRAGEILYVGKAKNLRNRVRSYWSAASQRVPKIRRLTSQVETIETWITDSELEALLLENTLIKQHQPRYNVRLKDDKRYPYIRVTWHEPYPKVMMTRQMVRDGSRYFGPYTSAWAVHETLDILRKRFKYLTCNRTITGNDERACLYYHIGLCAAPCIGAVSQEEYRALIQQLMNFLDGDHATLLRDLEREMYAAAEALEFERAAALRDQITALRRVVEQQKVVDVGGGDQDVVAFARDERDAVVQVFFIRNGKLIGRETFTLDNVEGEEDAELMQSFIQQFYDQTATIPQEILLPRDLDEMAIVRQWLKQKRGADVVLRVPRRGKQRELVEMATANAVEALEHLRSHWAVQERRQTEAIDELQQALSLPKPPVRIECYDVSHMQGTHVVGSMVVFEKGQPRKSDYRKFKMRHQRNDDFANMQEMLRRRLDNWREAQRKPGGDKWGILPDLMVIDGGKGQLNAAVAVLDEFGLSDTVPVIALAKREEEIFMPGVSEPIKLDRSSPALHLLQRARDEAHRFAVSYQRTLRRKAGLRSSLEDIPGIGPKRRARLLRHFGSIEAIRRASVDELAAVPGMTRAVAELVKRTLNNDA
- a CDS encoding DUF1684 domain-containing protein, which encodes MSIWGKVRRALGLEPTLRPRESTDEVGSPIDEEAYTAALLANRAEKDRFFKEDPRSPLPPDVRATFQGLAYYPPNRTLRLVLPLERDPSGERIVMQTSTGDEQVYERLGYVSFEVDGEPTRLAIYRDVRSGALFLPFRDATSGSETYGAGRYLEPVLLDDNTVLVDFNLAYNPFCAYSDQWSCPLPPMENWLRVPIRAGEKAFSAHTTQPDEV
- a CDS encoding class I SAM-dependent methyltransferase, translating into MPRFIIPHPDDVADDVRCYYRHARRMPEPVVELGVAHGRYTLTLADQQIRMVAVGEDAGLLQALHAFAQERHLPVEILTAAWETVRLPFRPGMLFLPEGRLARLLTYEAIMRFLRHVHGLLQVGGKFMFDLPLPDMHAIAPYLLPTGQTLIWRKSTPLDGGGVRHVWERRAYDVVAQIETRHIVEEEVDAEGFTRTRRHRMEQRGWFWPREVRAMLEATGFFIEAVYGGFNDEPLTDASPVQVWVVRKPAG
- the lepA gene encoding translation elongation factor 4 yields the protein MDQKHIRNFCIIAHIDHGKSTLADRLLVATGTITERDMKEQVLDDMDLERERGVTIKASAVRMLYTAPDGETYELNLIDTPGHVDFTYEVRRALQAAEGAILVVDATQGIEAQTLANLYMALDANLEIIPVVNKIDLPAAQPELVAEEIENLLGFPAEEVIPVSAKTGENVEQVLQAVVEKVPPPSGDPDAPLRALVFDSHYDPYKGVIAYVRVVDGALATNQKLRLMAAGIDIEALEIGTFSPRMTPTDRLETGEVGYVATGLKEVQDVRVGDTITLANKPAAEPLPGYEPAKPMVFAGIYPVDNEDYLDLRDALDKLRLNDAALVYEPENSAALGQGFRVGFLGLFHMEIVQERLEREYNLNLIATAPSVVYRVVLTNGEEIEIDSPAELPDPSKIEEILEPWMRVQIWTPSDYIGPIMELVTNRRGVFEKMEYLDEKRVLLTYQLPLSELIVDFYDQLKSRTRGYASMDYQFSGYQPGDLVKLDILVNEQPVDALSIIVHRDQAYEKGSALVRRLKEVIPRQQFKVPIQAAIGRRVIARQTVPALRKDVLAKCYGGDVTRKRKLLEKQKEGKKRLKKLGNVEIPQEAFMAVLKIGGDDNKK
- a CDS encoding zinc ribbon domain-containing protein, coding for MENLPVNISVLIQATIAFFTAFGLALWVSLVIWTYNDIRARTRDIFAILLAVLLVAVFNIFGVPLYLLLRPRETLAEQYERSLEEEALLQEIEDRQVCPSCHTPVRDDFLVCPNCATRLKNKCANCGKLMRLEWNVCPYCGT
- a CDS encoding CBS domain-containing protein, which gives rise to MPKRVADVMSHRVISCHPQTPIRRCARRMRENDVSALIVLDDDGYLAGILSQTDLVTLRAYRPEWEEMVAEHAMIRNVLTVTPDTPLEEACDLMARLRVHRLVVVEEDENGKHPIGVLSMTDVVREMAEGDESANA
- a CDS encoding alpha/beta hydrolase yields the protein MLNETPIAFETEDGLLLSGRVVRPAAEISPRGGVVVAHPHPLYGGSMETPLVVALAQTLASAGFVVVRFNFRGVGESEGAFGGGEAEEADIVAAVQALGAQPGVPRDRRALVGYSFGAWVGLRALPRVQSVKAFAGIGTPLWHLSPATFTQDERPRLLITGEYDDISPPHVLQSMALGAAHVQVHTIPHADHAYSGEHTQTVGRLVRDFLEQVLLA
- a CDS encoding peptide ABC transporter substrate-binding protein; its protein translation is MRSLVRHAWLVALLLLVHCTPLQRETTPATLDLPLLGLPATLDPALAQDDLSLLLVNLVHAGLTRYDPETATIVPDLATEWRASTNGRIYTFRLQTGLQWRDVQGNPVASFSADDVVASLRRACAPSTRAPFVEALFIIEGCRDVYESQDIVDLASVGVRALDPQTVEIDLVRPGADLPAVLSLPIARPLPQNAIAAGNVGWQSPERLQSIGPYVFTAWLPPDTISLTRNPTYPAERQPRTPDIINFSLTTDALADYRAGLFDRLALPAEAVPAVQTDDTLREQLSLVEQSCTVGIGFTTVKPPVDRVRVRRALAAAIDRSLLVRQSPGDRVAASSLAPAALFGATEPTGVAYDTAQARTWLAQAGYPRGLGFPTLQLATPDIPEWVDVANAVASMWRTTLDITVNVVPLPADEYEAHLDRTIPLPEIAHAWLFEWCSPVPDLHEWYYAPFHCEASQNHWRRLCGEFDDVVESAMNEQDPTARMDLYRQAHTLITVEEAAHVPLFHRAQALLTQPWVRGRIAPAGGWNPRTWQLDMRAKQKARTP
- a CDS encoding RNA polymerase sigma factor; its protein translation is MGSQPTDIELVKRTRAGDFDAFAALYLRYARSIFRVIYAMTQDRAAAEDLLQETFFRVYRNLDRIDESVDSLQPWLYRIAINLTNNWLTRTPKTSPLDKVSEWFQRHIHVSPDHIIERDERVRAVQDAIAKLDEKHRIVVVLYYLQELPLEEIAGILNLPVGTVKSRLYHARRQLKDHLQADQRISVPQTALSAS
- a CDS encoding VanZ family protein, which gives rise to MSRKHLLLLFWLVGILFPMALFTRYSATYNRWFQTVFTPEWTHVVMHAFLYAVLAVLLARTLPPRFCHPFWLLTLVLLVACLQEGVQLIYTASLPGRDELFDIGVDLIGGSVGVLLAQKRLPLLE
- the gcvPB gene encoding aminomethyl-transferring glycine dehydrogenase subunit GcvPB, giving the protein MHTAEDETYGFVPREGVLFERSAEGRTGVELPPLDVPEADLPPAEFVRDELPLPQVSELDVVRHFTRLSQYNFAVDLGFYPLGSCTMKYNPKINDAIANWPAFSHLHPYQDESTVQGALRLMYELQEWLAEIAGLPAVTLQPSAGAHGELTGALIIHAYHAKQGRQRKHMLIPDSAHGTNPATAAMVGYETVTIPTGADGNLDLDALKRTLDELGEDVAGLMITNPSTLGLFEEHILDIAEAVHAVGGLIYMDGANMNAMVGVAKPGDLGMDILHYNLHKTFSVPHGGGGPGAGATAVRADLARFLPVPVVAKDGDRYYLDYDRPDSIGRVRAFYGNFNNMVRGYVYMRALGGNGLTEMTKDAVLNANYVRAQLKGVYHLPFDRICKHEVVFSGQWQAERYGVRTLDIAKRLIDYGIHPPTIYFPLTVPEAMMIEPTETESKQTLDRFIAVMKQIAREAEETPEVVKSAPHRTPVRRLDEARAARQPVLRWTPPAE